In a genomic window of Vigna angularis cultivar LongXiaoDou No.4 chromosome 6, ASM1680809v1, whole genome shotgun sequence:
- the LOC108341549 gene encoding histidine-containing phosphotransfer protein 1, with the protein MYDLSQLERQLAEFTSSLFDEGFLDDQFNQLKQLQDESNPEFVVEVVNLFFEDAERLLNELAKTLAQDNIDFKRVDAHVHQLKGSSSSIGAQRVQKVCIAFRNYCEEQNVEGCLKILQEIKQECSLVKSKFETLFKMEQQVACRRLS; encoded by the exons atgtaTGATTTGTCTCAGCTTGAGAGACAATTGGCTGAATTCACTTCTTCCCTGTTTGATGAG GGTTTCTTAGATGATCAGTTTAACCAGCTTAAGCAACTTCAAGATGAAAGCAACCCAGAGTTTGTGGTTGAAGTGGTGAATCTTTTCTTTGAGGATGCAGAGAGGCTTCTCAATGAACTTGCAAAGACACT AGCACAGGATAACATTGATTTCAAAAGGGTGGATGCTCATGTTCACCAATTGAAAGGTAGCAGCTCCAG CATTGGTGCACAGAGAGTTCAGAAAGTCTGCATTGCCTTCAGAAACTACTGTGAGGAACAAAATGTTGAAGG GTGTCTCAAAATCTTACAGGAAATAAAACAGGAGTGTTCCTTGGTAAAAAGCAAGTTTGAAACTCTGTTTAAG ATGGAGCAGCAGGTTGCCTGCAGGAGACTTAGTTAA
- the LOC108341839 gene encoding histone H2AX — MSSTGSTKGGRGKPKASKSVSRSQKAGLQFPVGRIARFLKAGKYAERVGAGAPVYLSAVLEYLAAEVLELAGNAARDNKKNRIVPRHIQLAVRNDEELSKLLGSVTIANGGVLPNIHQTLLPKKVGKGKGEIGSASQEF; from the exons ATGAGTTCTACTGGTTCAACCAAGGGTGGGAGGGGCAAGCCCAAGGCTTCCAAATCCGTTTCTAGATCACAGAAAGCTGGCCTTCAATTTCCTGTTGGAAGAATTGCTCGATTTCTCAAAGCTGGTAAATATGCTGAGCGTGTTGGTGCCGGTGCTCCAGTCTACCTCTCTGCAGTGCTTGAATATCTGGCAGCAGAG gttttgGAACTGGCCGGTAATGCTGCCAGAGACAACAAGAAGAATCGTATTGTTCCTAGGCATATTCAGCTTGCGGTGAGGAATGATGAGGAACTGAGTAAGCTTTTGGGGTCTGTCACCATTGCCAATGGAGGTGTGTTGCCCAATATTCATCAAACTCTTCTTCCCAAGAAGGTTGGCAAGGGGAAAGGCGAAATTGGGTCTGCCTCTCAagagttttag
- the LOC108341127 gene encoding uncharacterized protein LOC108341127 translates to MVGFGLMQRVGVVLTPCHGQLKPRTCEFRVRIRCSSNIYVSRKKVLEKVDEELAKGDDRAALALVKDLQGKPGGLRCFGAARQVPQRLYTLDELKLNGIETLSLLSPVDTTLGSIERNLQIATILGGLAAWNAFGISPQQIFYISLGLLFLWTLDAVSFGGGIGSLVVDTIGHTFSQKYHNRVIQHEAGHFLIAYLIGILPKGYSISSLDALQKEGSLNIQAGTAFVDFEFQEEVNTGKVSATTLNRFSCIALAGVSTEYLIYGFSEGGLDDIRKLDLLLKGLGFTQKKADSQVRWSLLNTVLLLRRHEAARAKVAEALSMGKSVGTCIDIIESSIDVSDL, encoded by the exons ATGGTAGGTTTTGGTTTGATGCAGCGTGTGGGTGTGGTCCTGACACCGTGCCATGGACAACTCAAACCGAGAACTTGTGAGTTTAGGGTAAGAATCCGATGTTCCTCCAACATTTATGTGTCTAGGAAGAAAGTGCTGGAGAAAGTGGACGAGGAGCTAGCAAAGGGAGATGACAGAGCAGCGCTGGCACTTGTGAAGGATTTGCAGGGTAAGCCTGGTGGGCTTCGATGCTTCGGTGCAGCCAGACAG GTGCCTCAAAGGCTTTACACCTTGGATGAATTGAAGCTAAATGGAATTGAAACTTTGTCTCTTCTGTCGCCTGTGGACACGACTCTTGGTTCAATAGAAAGAAATCTTCAGATTGCTACTATTCTAGGAGGTCTTGCTGCATGGAATGCCTTTGGAATTTCCCCACAACAAATCTTCTATATATCACTGGGGTTGCTATTTCTATGGACACTAGACGCG GTCTCTTTTGGTGGAGGTATTGGTAGCTTGGTTGTTGATACAATTGGTCACACTTTCAGTCAGAAATACCACAATAGGGTTATTCAA CATGAAGCTGGCCACTTTTTAATTGCTTATCTGATAGGAATACTTCCTAAGGGATATTCTATTTCTAGTTTGGATGCTCTGCAGAAGGAGGGATCTCTGAATATTCAAGCAGGCACAGCCTTTGTGGATTTTGAATTTCAAGAAGAA GTTAATACAGGAAAAGTATCAGCTACA ACATTGAACAGATTTTCATGTATAGCATTGGCTGGGGTGTCTACGGAGTATCTCATATATGGATTTTCTGAAGGAGGTCTGGATGACATAAGAAAG TTGGATTTACTGCTCAAGGGATTAGGCTTCACACAGAAGAAGGCAGATTCTCAAGTTAGATGGTCTTTGCTAAACACGGTCTTGCTCTTGAGGAGGCATGAAGCAGCTCGAGCTAAGGTTGCTGAGGCTTTGTCAATGGGAAAATCTGTTGGAACCTGCATTGACATTATAGAGAGCTCTATCGATGTTTCAGATCTTTAA
- the LOC108343460 gene encoding probable protein S-acyltransferase 17 isoform X2, with product MGVEWLLVCHGLVTAVVVVSFLCGRWPIFEGTFIQRIHHFLTFGAYDYFLRFVGAVFGHKCMDAVLSVEYYCCDRPNPLLQIIYIVIISVTYYFVAKSCFAYIPGYYISGIHRYTSLLAVAVGILLFLLTSFSDPGTVNAENVSNYISAYPYDNIIYSEKECSTCKIPKPARSKHCSICDRCVARFDHHCGWMNNCIGEKNTRYFMAFLLWHFLICLYGTVAIGLVLAGRLRELRVVDILTVYYGIENSFLDLAPNIVQWLLGSYNTQILLMVFLAIIGMLLAGFFGYHTKLCITNTTTNEVSMWISDF from the exons ATGGGCGTAGAGTGGTTGTTGGTCTGCCATGGTTTGGTCACTGCGGTGGTCGTTGTTTCTTTCCTCTGCGGTCGATGGCCAATTTTCGAAGGCACTTTCATCCAACGCATACACCATTTTCTCACTTTCGGTGCTTACGATTATTTCCT ACGTTTCGTTGGCGCAGTTTTCGGCCATAAGTGTATGGATGCAGTTCTTTCTGTCGAATATTACTGCTGCGATCGTCCCAATCCTCTTCTACAG ATCATATACATTGTGATAATCAGTGTTACCTATTATTTCGTTGCCAAGTCTTGCTTTGCCTATATCCCCGGATACTATATAAGTGGAATTCACAG gtACACAAGCTTATTGGCAGTTGCTGTTGGAATTCTGCTCTTTCTTTTGACCAGCTTTTCTGATCCAGGGACCGTAAACGCTGAGAatgtttctaattatatttCTGCTTATCCCtatgataatattatttactCTGAGAAAGAATGTTCCACTTGCAAAATTCCAAA ACCTGCTAGGTCTAAACACTGCAGCATTTGTGACCGGTGTGTTGCTCGATTTGATCATCACTGTGGATGGATG AACAATTGCATTGGGGAGAAAAACACACGGTATTTCATGGCATTTCTATTATG GCATTTCCTTATATGCTTGTATGGAACAGTTGCCATTGGCTTGGTTCTTGCTGGAAGACTAAGAGAATTAAGAGTTGTTGATATTCTAACCG TTTATTATGGAATAGAAAATTCTTTTCTGGATTTAGCTCCTAATATTGTGCAG TGGTTGTTGGGTTCTTACAACACTCAGATACTTCTTATGGTGTTCCTTGCAATCATTGGGATGCTGTTAGCTGGTTTCTTTGGTTACCATACAAAGCTTTGCATTACCAATACTACCACTAATGAG